The Vibrio echinoideorum genome includes a region encoding these proteins:
- a CDS encoding ArsC family reductase, whose amino-acid sequence MTITMFGIPNCDTIKKAKKWLEAEGIEFEFHDYRKQGINEELVTAFCSELGWELVLNKRGTTYRQLSQEQKDTLTEEKAMTLLIEQPAMIKRPILKVDGKLHIGFKADQYAAIFA is encoded by the coding sequence ATGACTATCACTATGTTCGGTATCCCAAACTGCGACACCATCAAAAAAGCGAAGAAATGGTTGGAAGCGGAAGGCATCGAGTTTGAATTCCACGACTATCGTAAACAAGGCATCAATGAAGAGTTGGTTACTGCCTTCTGTTCAGAGCTTGGTTGGGAACTTGTGCTAAACAAACGTGGTACGACTTATCGCCAACTTTCTCAAGAACAAAAAGATACGCTAACGGAAGAAAAAGCCATGACTTTACTGATTGAACAGCCAGCAATGATTAAGCGCCCTATCTTGAAAGTCGATGGCAAGCTTCATATTGGCTTCAAAGCCGACCAATACGCCGCTATTTTTGCTTAA
- a CDS encoding winged helix-turn-helix domain-containing protein, whose protein sequence is MELSPVFARRLYLALLVESLDRPNVPKLIEKTGWPRRTIQDVLKALPGIGIELMFVQDGRRHNDGYYQLSDWGPFDSQWVIERKGDIATSLGFSA, encoded by the coding sequence ATGGAGTTGAGTCCTGTTTTTGCAAGGCGGCTATATTTAGCATTGTTAGTGGAAAGCCTTGATAGGCCAAATGTGCCTAAACTCATCGAAAAAACGGGTTGGCCTCGTCGTACGATTCAAGATGTACTCAAGGCGTTACCGGGGATCGGTATCGAACTTATGTTTGTTCAAGATGGGCGACGTCATAATGATGGTTATTACCAGTTATCCGACTGGGGGCCATTTGATAGTCAATGGGTTATCGAACGTAAAGGCGATATAGCAACAAGCCTTGGATTTAGTGCATAA
- a CDS encoding DUF4156 domain-containing protein: MKKELVALAMSGSLLGCTTPTSAPHNEADKVQMDFHGLINIDQCEYKGEVTGSEGHWYSYLFYPNDTLIQGAMNELKSNTIELGADTVIFTLPQDFSTSVTMLGTAYLCE; the protein is encoded by the coding sequence ATGAAAAAGGAATTGGTTGCTTTGGCTATGAGTGGGTCTCTTTTGGGATGCACTACGCCGACTTCAGCCCCTCACAATGAAGCGGACAAAGTGCAGATGGATTTCCACGGCCTTATCAATATTGATCAGTGCGAGTATAAAGGGGAAGTCACGGGCAGCGAAGGCCACTGGTATAGTTACCTATTTTACCCGAACGACACCCTGATTCAGGGCGCCATGAATGAACTCAAATCGAATACGATTGAACTAGGCGCAGATACGGTGATATTTACACTTCCCCAAGACTTTAGCACTTCTGTCACTATGCTTGGCACAGCCTATCTGTGTGAGTAA
- a CDS encoding DUF2956 domain-containing protein: MKKKTNTPSVESQQEALKIAKATQKPAQTKEQTKLIAQGIEKGIALYKKQQKERSRQADKAKKRVQKDKLTQQVTQDQDHDVLPTVEPSSNHSNKLPWLLLIASWVGFAIYLMR, translated from the coding sequence ATGAAAAAGAAAACTAATACGCCGTCTGTTGAATCTCAACAAGAAGCACTGAAGATAGCCAAAGCGACTCAAAAGCCAGCTCAAACCAAAGAACAAACTAAGCTGATCGCTCAAGGTATCGAAAAGGGCATCGCTCTCTATAAAAAACAACAAAAAGAACGCAGTCGCCAAGCAGACAAAGCTAAGAAGCGTGTGCAGAAAGATAAACTGACTCAACAAGTTACCCAAGACCAAGATCATGATGTCTTGCCAACTGTTGAGCCATCATCAAATCACTCGAATAAATTACCGTGGTTGCTATTGATTGCAAGTTGGGTGGGCTTCGCAATTTATTTGATGAGATAG
- a CDS encoding DUF2919 domain-containing protein encodes MRYSIEQYDKNGFLKAPILLWLGWLFLAKALVVFIVAGASRESGTDILEIIYPDHYMFYVGIALSIPSLLVMWLFGLRSPDRKRLNKVVSWGRWVTMTAILAQGTHTLYLIYLDNGWFRWSNGVTLLLLLWLALYLTNSHTAKDCFKVVEHED; translated from the coding sequence GTGCGGTACTCCATAGAACAATACGATAAGAACGGTTTTTTGAAAGCCCCAATCTTATTATGGTTGGGTTGGTTATTTTTGGCGAAAGCTCTAGTCGTTTTCATTGTTGCTGGAGCGAGCAGAGAGTCGGGAACCGATATCCTCGAAATTATTTATCCAGATCATTACATGTTCTATGTTGGGATTGCATTGAGCATTCCTAGTCTACTTGTTATGTGGTTGTTTGGACTAAGATCTCCAGATAGAAAACGTCTGAATAAAGTCGTGTCTTGGGGGCGCTGGGTCACCATGACAGCCATCTTGGCACAAGGAACTCATACACTGTATTTGATCTATTTGGACAACGGATGGTTTCGTTGGTCGAATGGGGTAACTTTATTGTTGCTCTTATGGTTAGCACTTTACCTAACCAATAGTCATACCGCCAAAGATTGCTTTAAAGTGGTCGAGCACGAAGACTGA
- a CDS encoding Dyp-type peroxidase, whose translation MLNISNEQSQIQSAILPEVGPFALYVQLKVNANAANVLAELQKLPNLIDELNQTQPDANLTSSVAFSKAFWDKFEQAAPSDLIDFPALGEGDVTAPSTLSDVLIHCHSNRHDLHFFILRKLLSEVAADVEVVDETYGYRFLDSRDMTDFVDGTENPKDAQRAEVAIVPEGEFAGGSYVMVQRFVHNLPAWNRLNVSAQEKVIGRTKPDSIELDDVPAASHVGRVDIKEEGKGLKIVRHSLPYGTATGDHGLLFIAYCNVRHNFDAMLESMYGATDGKTDQLLRFTKAVTGAYYFAPSTGMLSVLTIK comes from the coding sequence ATGCTTAACATCTCAAATGAGCAGTCTCAAATTCAAAGCGCTATTTTGCCAGAAGTTGGGCCTTTCGCTCTTTATGTTCAACTAAAAGTAAATGCTAACGCTGCAAACGTCTTAGCTGAACTTCAAAAGCTTCCGAACCTAATCGATGAGCTAAACCAAACTCAACCCGATGCGAACTTAACGTCATCGGTTGCGTTTTCAAAGGCATTTTGGGATAAGTTTGAGCAAGCAGCCCCGTCTGACCTAATTGATTTCCCTGCGCTTGGTGAAGGTGATGTTACGGCACCTAGCACATTGTCTGATGTTCTTATTCACTGTCATTCAAACCGACATGATCTACACTTCTTTATTCTGCGTAAATTGCTATCTGAAGTGGCAGCTGATGTTGAAGTGGTTGATGAAACCTACGGTTACCGCTTCCTAGACTCTCGTGACATGACGGACTTCGTAGATGGCACTGAGAACCCGAAAGATGCACAACGCGCCGAAGTAGCGATTGTTCCTGAGGGTGAGTTTGCTGGTGGTAGTTATGTGATGGTGCAGCGTTTTGTGCACAACCTGCCAGCTTGGAATCGATTGAATGTGTCGGCACAAGAGAAAGTGATTGGTCGAACTAAGCCTGATTCAATTGAACTTGATGATGTTCCTGCTGCGTCTCACGTAGGCCGTGTTGATATCAAAGAAGAAGGCAAGGGCCTTAAGATTGTTCGTCACAGCCTACCTTACGGCACAGCGACAGGCGATCACGGCTTATTGTTCATTGCTTACTGTAATGTTCGTCATAACTTTGATGCGATGTTAGAGAGCATGTACGGCGCAACAGATGGTAAAACAGACCAACTGCTTCGCTTTACTAAAGCAGTAACTGGCGCTTACTACTTTGCGCCCTCAACTGGCATGTTGAGTGTATTAACGATTAAGTAA